AAGTTTTCTTAGAAGGAGACATTAATGGACATATAGGCAGAGATGCAGGCAACTATAACTCGATACACGGTGGGTTTGGTTTGGGGGCAAGGAATGAGAGTGACGAGAATTTTCTGGATTTTGCGCTAGCAAAAGAATTGGTTATAGCAAACTCGATCTTTAGAAAGAAGGATGAGCATTTGACCACATATAAGAGTGGTGGGCATGCAACCCAAGTTGACTATTTCCTAGTGCGCAAGAGAGATCGGGCATCATGCTTGGACTGTAAGGTTGTGTTAGGTATAGAGATGCCCACCCAACACAGGCTTTTAGTACTGGTTTTCAGGATGAGTAAGAAAATCGTAGAGAAGAAATTCTAGTCCAGGGGAAAGATCATGTGGGGGAGACTCAAAAGGGACTTGGCCACAACTCTATCAACCAAGATAAGTTTATTGGGCTTCCCAAGACAGTCAAAGGATGCAAATGAAATGTGGACGAACATGGCAGAAACCAttagaaaagtggcaaaagagacCTTAGGGGTGTCGTCGggtaaaccaaaagtgttcaaagagtcgtggtggtggaatgaggaggtggaaaagaagataaaggataaaaataggAGGTTTAAAGAATTTATGGCATGCACGGAAGAGAGGATAGGATAGAAAAGTGAACTATAAAGAAGCAAAGTGAGCGGCAAAGAAAGCGGTAACGGAGGCGAAAAACCGTGGTTATGAGGATTTTTATCAGAAGCTTGATACTAAAGAGGGGGAAAAGCAGATTTTTATGTTGGCATGTACTAGGTCCAGGCAGcggcaagacttagaggcagtgaaatacatcaaggatgagggaGGGAGAGTCCTCTTgagacaagaggacatcaaaacCAGATGGCTCCAGTATTTCTCTCAGCTTCTCAATGAGTCTAGGGGGCCAAAGGAGGAGGATAAGCAATATTCTGACGTCCAAAGACCATTGGAAGATGGGTCAACGAATGCTATTACCACAGAAGAAGTAGGAGAAACTCTCAAAAGATGGGGAGAGCAAAGGCAGTCAGGCAGATAACATCCCGATTGAGatgtggaggggtttaggagaagagggcatCCGTTGGTTGACGAACCTCTTTAATACGATTTTGAGGACACATAggatgccagaagaatggagaACAACACACTAATACCTCTATTTAAAAACAAAGGCGATGCGCAAGTATGTgggaactatagaggtatcaaacttttaagccacacaatgaaattgtgggaaagagtgatagagaggagaattagacaggAAACATGTGGGAACTATATAGGTATCAAACTTTTAAGCCACAAAAtgaattgtgggaaagagtgatagagaggagaattagacaggAAATGGTGATTAGAGAGATCCAATTCTGTTTTATGCCAAGAAGGCCAACCATTAAGGCAATTCATGtattgaggagactgatggagaaatatagggagcgaaaaAAGGATTtacatatggtgttcattgattaGGAGAAAGCGTATAATAGCATACCACGAGGCGTCAtatgggatagcctcaaggctaaaggtatttcttcagtgtacattgaggctatacaTGATATGTACGACAGAGTGTCGACTAACATTAaaacaccggtggggataactgtaacaccccagcccctcggaccgctggtgactactcacagagactgtagactggccccacaaaccaacacaagtctttccagcgcactttggcctaactcgtgcgcacccgagaAAACTTCCtaagaggtcacccatcctaagattgctcatcatcaagcacgcttaactgtggagttcttagcaaataggctacctagaaaagaagatgcaccttgttgatatgagtagtctatcaatcctttttcaatctAAATCTGGGATATTACAATAACAGAGCCGTTTCTGGTTAAAGTTGGGCTACATCAGGGATTgactctaagccctttcatttttaccgTCATTAAGGAAGAGATTTCTCAATCTATTTGAGAGACGATACCGTGGTGCATGCTTTTCGCGGACGACATAGTGTTGGTAGCtagaaactagagaggaggttagtaataaattggatgagtggagggaagctttagaaggtaaagggttgcgcacTAGTCATGCGAAAACTAAGTATTTGCGATGTGCCTTTAGTGCGACAGCACCGGTAAATGAACCAAAGGTGTCCATAGGAGAAGCAGTTGTTAAATGTACGatcaagtacaagtatttgggatcgatcattcaaagggatggagaGATTGATGGAGATGTAAACCATCGCATACAAGCGGGTTGGATCAAGTGGTGTGCAGCCACCGCGGTGCTATGTGATAAGAAATTTCTAAGTgggttaaaaggaaaattctaccagACAGCAATTAcacctgctctgctatatgggaccggATGTTGGCCTgttaagaagatttttgaacataggATGGAAGTcatagaaatgcgtatgctgaggtggatgtgtgggcacacattgatggatcaaattaggaaccaagagtttagagacaaactaggggtagtcCCTATgtctggaaaaatgcgcgaaaatagattgagatggtttggacatgtgcagagaaagacctTCGCCGCCCTTGTGAGGAGAGTAGAAAACATTATaatagagggtaagaggagtcgaggaagacccaggagaacttgggataaGTAGATAAAAGTTGACTAGCGTGAGCTAAACCTCTCCGAaggcctgactagggataggggtagttggagacgtcatatccatgttttagattaCTAATGCCCTCGTAAATTACTTCTTTGGGTTCTTACCATcctgcttctctcgtttctttattagtttttttgtccccttctattttattttgtaggtgggtctacttttttatttataggtttttttatctttcacgTGCAGCTACGTCTCCATATCTTTCTCGAGCTGAGGGActtctttggccgcgctctcctgtatgggtatgagttgccgccgtccttccctccccagaccatGTCCATAGCTTTaatctatgagcgggatatactggattggatgatgatgatgatgatggttgtCTCTCTTGCCTTGATGCCTAGCTGTTTACTTACCTGGCCCTATTCTTTTTGTACCCATCGAGTCTATTATTTTATCCCAACCTTTGTTTTGGCTGTTGTAGTTCTTCTGCAGGTAGTTTTTGATTCTCCAAGAAACAGTGCTAATCAATTCCTCTCTATGCAGGGCTCTCATCTTCTGAAgataaaattgatcactttcCTCTAGTATTCCCTCTCAAAGGAGATAGATATGGATTGTTCGTCACCTTTCCTCACTCGGACCCAGTTTTCGAGCGGAATAttaggttgatgatgatgatgaataacaTTAGAGCAAATATTTTTTGACCCCAGAAGGTTCAATgtcataaaataaaacaatatatattactctactttttttattcttttgcttttgctacgaatatatttataaagaagatcattaaagaatataaaattatgGCCAAAGATAAAATACATcaaattaaatgagaaaagACCTTCATCGTTCTGATTTAGTAAATGTATTTCTTAATTTGTCCCATCTAATTTcctctttaattatttttgaacatGACCTTATTTATCATCatcacattttaattttttttttctacttcaTCCGtattaaattacttgttatatTATAACTTTGtcgtcattcattcatcatattaatttgtgttaaatttttaatctataagatcgaacataattaaatgaaatattgCTGGATTCATCTaaatgcaaggattattaatatccatatctttatattttaagtaatttaaaacaAGTAAAATACTATATTAAAACCTATAACACTCCACTATAATACACACATATCATTTATTAATCATAGTGAGTCGAGTCAATTCATGAGGAGCAACCTCATGAAGACAAAggagtaaaaaatattttattttatacatttatcaaaatatatatataaatatatcaatGGTCATGAAATCTTATGCTTTATAATTAGATActtattttgctatattttaacatacttaaaaaatttattttttaaattctatatAAATTAGTGTTTATGAAGTGGTGAGAAAATTGCTTTGTTTTTTCGTTGATGAGATAACTTTTCAACGTTAaaaatttccacacaaaaatatgaTGTGGATAAGAAAGaaagtgaagaaatttttttccTTCACCATTGAGAGTGTTCTTAATTTGCAcagctttttattttttagtcttactgattttgtattattttgtttttttacaatcactcttatttttatttcatctatAAAGTTATACTCTCCCGTCATCTTAATCACTCATTCCTGTTATATACTTGTTCTTTATCTTATTCTCCAACTAAATTctcatttcatttattttacaaCTTGTACAATATAAGAGAAATACTATTCCAAGATAAAGGTAAAAGTAAAGGACGCTCCCAGTATCCCACACAAGGTAGAGTCTGGGTGTGGTTTTgttttcctgaaagatgcggaTAAATCATACATGTTCCCCTTAAGGAGGGATTAAAGAAGATGCGCACAGTTAAGAAACCCTCCAACTAATTCCTGCGTCCAAAAGGGGTCGTACCCCAAACCTTCTGCTCAGCATGTATATGCTCTATCCCAAGATGAACACAATGACACGATTAGGGATGGCAACGAGTCAGTGGACCCGGATAcagatccgttttcaagaaCAAGATCCAGATCAGGACCCGGATCCGCGGGTCCAGTCTTGCAAGACCTAGATCCAAATCCTTGGATACTGCGGATCCAAGTCCAAAACGAGTCtgacttgtttttgcttttttttttttaatttttgaatggCGTCGAGATTGCAATGAAGctatatttatagactaatgataataatatatataatttcacaatcgaTCACCCAcaaaaacattatacaacttaaaattgtcttGAAAATATCCAACGAACACATTAAAATTGTTTGTTACATAAATAAACATAGCGATACATAATCtttcattcaaaataacttaatatcATTAACAAAAGTCGATCATTCATGTTCTTAGTCATCCAACCTTCCTAATTTGTCAAAATTctaaactcaacataaatcaacataaatggGAATATGAGTAGTATAGTAAGTCAGCAACTCACTGCGTTAGGGAAACGAGAATAACAACTTAGcaagattatatatatttaatatataaaaaaataaaacagatCCTCCAGAACCGCGGGTCTGAGTCTGGATATTTTTTTCAGATCCGAATCCGAAACCAAATCCAACGGTTCTATTTTTTAGGATACAGATCCATGAAAATAGATACAAATTTATGAATTCAAATCGGATCCAATACTCATTTTCCATCCCTAGACAcgataattacaaattaagtaCTATTCCATATCGTTATAGTCTAGTCCAACAAATAGAAAAAGACAATAAAAAACTCagctaatataaaaaaataaaaaaaataaaaaactttactCGAATATTGCTTTGAAAGTCAAACATATTGGTTTACCACTttgaaaaaaatgtgaaaaacttAAATgagtattttgttttttttttcctccctAGAGACACGAgccaaagaaacaaaaaaaaaaaaagaaaaacaaaaacaaaaacaaacatatTCGAATCCAGTGAACCAATCGGCCAACTGCCAAGTGACATAATTTCTCTATTGTTAAAAGCAAACACTcctattaaaaaacaaaaattacaagTACTCCTATAAAACTAATGCCTGAGTAAATGTCAtgttttgacactatttatggATTAATTTAgatttgtattttctttttaatttaaatttcaaaatatagtcaaatataattttatttgatttgtcttaatataaattttatcaatattaaaattttattgtttttatgttttacataacataatttcttaaatgagacggttttatAGTAAAACCATCTCTATTAGACTGATACATGTACATTTAGTatgttaaaatgattatttataattttaaagtgactaATTACAACAATGAAATAGAATTCCTCTTATGATAAAACGGTCTTATACAAGACCAAATGTTTACAttatcttatttttctaaatatcTCATACCTTTAAtctattataatttttcatggcaatagcaaaaaaatatttctatttcattaaaagtttaaaGTATTTCAAAAGGAAGCTAATATAATAACACTCACTTCGAGAAAACACTTCTTCTGTTTTATAATATGTGCTACTGATAGTGACATTttttcataatacttgctactgaTAGTGACATTTTTTCATACAAGATCTCACACtcagtagcaagtattatgaaacgaAAAGTGTCACACTCAGTAGCAAGTATTATAAAACGGATGAAGTATTTGAAAGTGTCTTGAATCATTTGATGCAAATTCAGAAGGAcagtaaaagtaaaaataaataaaaacaaaaaaaaaaagtaaaaaaggaGCCCACAAATACAGTTTATTTCGGCCGCCCTTCTTTGTCGTCTCTTTCGTCTCCGTCCACCACCGTCGTTCCTTTTTCCTTTGACTCCTCTCTTATCTTTCTCCTTTTATATCTCCTTCTGTATTTCAACTATTTCTATCTCTCCttatttctctctctaaaaattCTCTCTCTTATTTCTCTCTCTGTATTCTGTTTTACTTTTACTCTTACTTTGAAGAACAGAAGATTGATCAGATTTGTCGTGGGTATGATTGATGAAATTGATAACTTATATGGatgttatttcttttgttgtagcgaagaagaacaagaatcaaagatcatatccttttctttttcctgaTTTGCAACAAGATCATTGATTTTCTCGGTTTCGTCTTGGGATTTGCTTCGTTTTACATCTGATTTCAAACCTGATTTTTGGTCTTATACCCATATCATATGGCTGGGAGTAATGAAATCAACGTCAATGAATGCAAGGTACTATTGATTTTTCCcccttttttcttatttttttagtttgaaTTCATCCTATTTGCTTAATTTTacatttgggtttttttttaagtcCAGAAATTAGGATGTTCATAAAGTTCAGGTTAATTAATCACTTAATCGAATATTGATTGTCGGTTTTAGGgagaaatatttcaaattttaaatcaatgtcaaatttcgtttgttttgaTCGTTTTTCTTGTTTGAATAGCTTGTTTCTCTCTgtaaaattttccatttttggtCAGTTTTACTTGCTTAGGTAAGTCAAGATTAAGAAACAGGAACTTAATCTGAAAAATAGGTATAAGTGTATAAATTTGGACTATATATCTTTGATTTGAAATACAGTCTCTTcaacttcttttgttttgttttgttttgtattgtttgattttatttgcccctaattgatcattaatcaattGATCAATAATCACCCACTCAAATAAATTTCTCATAATAAATAGAAGTATCACTTTCCCCCTTTTTCTTCTAATTAAtctaatttgacttttaattccaaatcttttaatttatataatttttccaTGATTCCAATCATATGAAATTGTTGGTGCAGAAAGTAGTTCCACTAAACACATGGATTCTGATATCAAATTTCAAGCTTGCATATAATCTTCTGCGAAGACCAGATGGAACATTTAACAGAGAATTAAACGAATTTCTAGATCGTAAAGTTCCGGCCAATACAATCCCAGTAGATGGGgttttttcttttgatattGTGGATAAATCCACAAATCTTTTAAACAGGGTATACATGCCTTCATCTGGAAATGATGCTCAATGGGGTGTTTCTGAGCTAGAAAAGCCTCTTAGTACAAAACAAATAGTGCCTGTTATAGTTTACTTTCACGGTGGGAGCTTTACCCATTCTTCAGCTAATAGTGCAATCTATGACACCCTTTGTCGCCGCCTTGTTAGTCTTTGCAAGGCGGTTGTTGTCTCGGTTAACTACCGAAGATCCCCTGAGCATAGATATCCGGCTGCGTATGATGATGGGTGGTCAGCTGTTAAGTGGGTGAGTACAAGACCTTGGCTTCAAAGTGGGAAAGATTCAAACCGAAAAGTTCATGTTTATATGGCTGGTGATAGCTCTGGGGGCAACATTGCCCATCATGTAGCAGTCAAGGCCGCTGAGGAAGGTGTTGAGGTGATCGGAAACATATTACTACACCCTATGTTTGGTGGTGAAAAGAGGATGGATTCCGAGAAAACGTTAGATGGGAAATACTTCGTTACAGTTCAAGATCGAGATTGGTATTGGAGGGCTTATCTTCCTGAAGGGGAGGATCGTGATCATCCCGCTTGTAACATATTCGGTCCAAGAGGACGCGATCTTAAGGGTTTAAGTTTTCCAAAGAGCTTAGTCGTAGTAGCTGGTTTAGATTTGGTACAAGATTGGCAATTAGCTTATGTTGAAGGCCTTAAAGAAGCAGGGCATGAAGTGAAGCTTCTATACTTAGAACAAGCCACAATTGGGTTCTATTTCTTACCTAATAATGACCATTTCTATACCCTAATGGAAGAGATAAAGAACTTTGTGAATCCTAACTGTTAATAGTAGTCCTTATCTTCTTCATTCCCCATTTACCTACATCATTAGATCCTTCTTATACATGACAAAAACAGCTTTTGACATTTTCCCTTTAGTTCCTTGTTTTTCCTTTATTCTGATTTCCTAAGTTGGTGTGTAGTTAAGATAGATTGTTGTGCTTAGACTGTTAATTGGTATAAACTTGATACTCTCATTTATGGTGGTGATTACCGATTCGACTTTTAGATCAAGCTTTTCTGCAAATTACTATCTCTATCCTTGTTGCGATCAATCCGTTCAATGAAAACGCAGAACTACGTCCAGATTCCGGTTTCATCATCAGAATTGACGGGATTCAACCTGCTTGATGTTCGAAGTTTTACAAATCAACAAAGGTTGGATTTCTGTGATAGGGTATTGTCATAAGGTACTAATTTTAGAGAACATGGATTATGTGTTGCCTGGCTACAATCCATGCTGTTAATGTTATCATATACTGTTGTTAATTTGTTATTAGTTATTAATATAAAGGAAACTTGTGTTTTTATATAATCTTGGTAATTCAAACGATTATAATTCAGAACCAAAGAACTGATGCTCGGAAAATTCATAGTTGATAAAGAAAGTACAGGTGCAAATGCAATGGCTTTGTACTTGTGGTACATTGTACAAATTGTTCTTTTGAAGGAATTGGATGCTTGAGATTAAGATTTGTGTATTTACTTCATGTTTGTTTGAAGTTATGTACTCATACCCAAAAGATTATGCTCTTTTATCTTGTTATGGTTGGTGAGCTTCAAGTAGGATATGCCTTGTTTTCTCCATTATGCTTTTAAGTCAAGCTTTATACTCTAGGAAATATAAGGTGCATGATTCTTGCTTTCACTTTCTATATCCttccaaaattatttattgaccTTGCTCTACTTTTAATTCCTTTTTTCTAGTGACGTAGTCAATGATGTGAAGTGTTAACTAACAGCATTTTAATCATGTATAAAATCATATAAGTAGGAATACTAATATATGTGTTGGTTAAGTTGTTTAAGATTTGCTATATGATTGTATTGATCTGATTAAACTCTTTGTGcacattttttaatatattgattgattattgatatgATTTGATTTCGTTTAAAATTAGCATTTGTTTTTTCCCTTACAATTATTAATGGCTTCTAATATGAGTGCTATATAGAGATATGTTGTAGGAGTATTTTGGAGTGATTTGGGTGGGATTGGGAGATATATGTTCATGTAAgtgctatttttctttttttaaagaaGTGTTATGTTGTGTTTTAATTGGTCTAAGTTTTTTTGTGCCTCGACCATTATGTCATATTGGTTTTTGATTTAaggggattattattattattattattattattattattattattattattattattattattattattattaatttattcttatagCTATATAATAATACATTGATAACAccaaattaattcttttttcatAATTAGATTTTAGTtgtaaaaataaactaaaattaaaaaatgacaaaaatataaaataacttataaacaaaatattaacataAAAGTAAAATAGTAGAGGCAATTTGAGAAAAATGGTTGAAATAAGATTTGATGGAATTTCaaatcaataaaagaaaaaaaaggttgtGAGAAAAAAGTAAGAGTAACCCTATCCACGACTGCCACTAAAGAATAAGGCAATAAAAATGATTGGGTATAGGGTGGTGGGGTTAAGCAAAAGGACACAAGAGCCATCAATTTGGGCATCTATCCCCCATTCTCATCATAATACACTAATACTCCTCTCCTACTACAttgcaacttttttttttatttcttctttGTCATTTCCTGCTCGTTTCCCATTTTAGGTGCTTTGCTTCTACTTATTTTGGACTCCTCTACGATTTTATGTCTACGTAGTctcaatatataaatatcttTTTGTTGCATATGGCTAATAGCTAGTAGTTAAGCGGAGTGATTAATTTGactaattgatttaatttattgatttaatcAACTGTAACATCTTGTTTAAAACAATTTATTTACAACAATAAGTTATTTGATCGGTCAACATCTATTTGcgtcaaaataaactaaaattgtcCAATAAAATTTTCCAAACACTCCCTAAATATTATCACTAGGAGGTGgagatagaaaaatatatttctaaaAGTTAcaataaattattgaaaaatatgcATGTGTTAAACTAAAAATTAGGCTACAAGAATAGACGAAAAGGTAAGGTCGGGCCTCAATCGGCCATGTGTGACTCCGCCATtgattattttcctttttttaattatctattTTTCTCTTTCGCTTACCAGTTGGTGTTCTTATTTTTGCCTTTgtctttttatgtattttatttattttatgtttttgagGATTCATTTGTGAATCTTTCTCGAGTCATCGATTCGAGAGATTCTTCAGCCGCATTCTCCTTTATAAATGTGAGATGCCGCCTTCCTTTCCTCCCAAaatcctgatcatagtttccACGAGTGGGATACATTGGGTTATGATAATGATGTGATTTTGGAGATAAgtgttttgatttatttttaaacgaaTGGTATACTTATgtagaattaaaattattataaattaaagtgttcacgaagaaaaaataatttaaagtgtTAGTAATTTATAATGAAAGAGAATAAATAAAAACGAATATGTGATAACTCATGAAATATTGAAAATGTATGGGTTTTATTTGAAATACCTTAGTTGATAACCTATCATGTGATTATGTAATGGGGAAAAGTTAGTGATGTTAAGTTGTATTATGTGAAAATATTAATAGAATAACTGACTTTATTATGCTAGTAGTAGAGAAAGCAGACAGcaaaaagaaaggaagaaaataaaagaaaataataataataaaataataataataatattataataataataataataataataatagtggtTGGAAAATTTTGGATGCATTATGAGGGACCACTTAGTTTTGTTGTGTGGAAGCTAGGAAAGTACCAATAATCTAATGTGGTTGCTTTAATTGACTTAGTTGGCCTAAACTTTGCTTAAACTACTCCAA
The sequence above is drawn from the Amaranthus tricolor cultivar Red isolate AtriRed21 chromosome 5, ASM2621246v1, whole genome shotgun sequence genome and encodes:
- the LOC130813239 gene encoding gibberellin receptor GID1B-like, with the translated sequence MAGSNEINVNECKKVVPLNTWILISNFKLAYNLLRRPDGTFNRELNEFLDRKVPANTIPVDGVFSFDIVDKSTNLLNRVYMPSSGNDAQWGVSELEKPLSTKQIVPVIVYFHGGSFTHSSANSAIYDTLCRRLVSLCKAVVVSVNYRRSPEHRYPAAYDDGWSAVKWVSTRPWLQSGKDSNRKVHVYMAGDSSGGNIAHHVAVKAAEEGVEVIGNILLHPMFGGEKRMDSEKTLDGKYFVTVQDRDWYWRAYLPEGEDRDHPACNIFGPRGRDLKGLSFPKSLVVVAGLDLVQDWQLAYVEGLKEAGHEVKLLYLEQATIGFYFLPNNDHFYTLMEEIKNFVNPNC